One segment of Carya illinoinensis cultivar Pawnee chromosome 1, C.illinoinensisPawnee_v1, whole genome shotgun sequence DNA contains the following:
- the LOC122307213 gene encoding anthocyanidin 3-O-glucosyltransferase 5-like: MDNASKPHAVIVSSPGVGHLVCNLELGNRLVADHNFHVTFFVVLESPGASPGESQLIQSATTQKQLHVVVLPPVDVSGQVGPNAPIFTRLTAVMREIRPTLGSGISPLKPSPTAIIVDAFGTPALDVADEFHMLKYVFVTSAWPLALMLYVPILDKEIEGEYIDQKEPLRIPGCMAVRPEDVVDPLLDRTKQEYNMFVQVGSEMRKSDGVLVNTWEDLDATTLKAMREEEAYGSVPVYAVGPLIKQVEPSAASKKSDLLDWLDQQPIESVLYISFGSLGVLSAQQITELAWGLEQSQQRFIWVLRPPSKKDSSEEDGRGNDALNYLPDGFRHRMGNLGIVVTQWAPQSDILSHRSTGGFLSHCGWNSSLESILSGVPMITWPLYAEQKMNATKLAEEVGVAVRPKIAPTKGVVGREEIEMMVRKVMEDPEGKAMRVRVKELKISGENALVEGGSSFNAMSHLAKQCLIKSQSQIVKGP, translated from the coding sequence ATGGACAACGCCTCAAAGCCACACGCGGTTATTGTCTCTAGCCCCGGCGTTGGCCACCTTGTCTGTAACCTTGAGCTTGGCAATCGCCTTGTCGCCGATCACAATTTCCACGTTACCTTCTTCGTCGTCCTCGAATCTCCAGGAGCCTCACCCGGCGAATCCCAACTCATCCAATCGGCCACCACTCAGAAACAACTACACGTCGTCGTACTGCCACCCGTGGACGTCTCCGGCCAAGTCGGTCCCAATGCTCCGATCTTCACGAGACTAACCGCCGTTATGCGCGAAATCCGGCCAACTCTCGGGTCAGGTATCTCCCCTTTGAAGCCTAGCCCGACTGCCATCATCGTCGATGCTTTCGGGACTCCAGCTCTTGATGTCGCCGATGAATTTCACATGTTGAAGTACGTATTTGTCACCTCAGCGTGGCCTCTCGCGTTGATGCTATACGTGCCGATCCTTGACAAGGAGATAGAAGGAGAATACATCGATCAAAAAGAACCGTTAAGAATCCCGGGTTGCATGGCCGTTCGGCCGGAAGATGTGGTTGACCCGCTGCTGGATCGGACGAAACAAGAATACAACATGTTCGTACAAGTGGGATCGGAGATGCGGAAGAGTGATGGCGTTTTGGTGAACACATGGGAAGATTTAGATGCCACGACGCTTAAGGCCATGAGAGAGGAGGAAGCTTACGGATCGGTACCTGTTTATGCAGTTGGACCGCTGATCAAACAGGTTGAACCCTCTGCAGCTTCGAAGAAGAGCGACCTTTTGGATTGGCTAGACCAGCAACCAATAGAATCGGTGCTGTATATTTCGTTTGGGAGTCTTGGGGTGCTTTCGGCACAGCAAATCACTGAGCTTGCTTGGGGTTTGGAACAGAGCCAGCAGAGGTTCATTTGGGTGCTACGCCCACCCAGCAAGAAGGATTCATCTGAAGAAGACGGCAGAGGCAACGACGCCTTGAATTACTTGCCCGATGGGTTCCGGCATCGGATGGGGAATTTGGGAATTGTGGTCACCCAATGGGCTCCACAATCGGACATCCTTAGCCATCGATCTACAGGAGGGTTCTTATCTCATTGTGGGTGGAACTCGTCGCTGGAGAGTATACTGAGCGGCGTGCCAATGATAACGTGGCCTCTCTATGCGGAGCAGAAAATGAATGCAACAAAACTAGCTGAGGAGGTAGGAGTGGCAGTTCGGCCAAAGATTGCACCGACTAAAGGAGTAGTAGGAAGGGAGGAGATTGAGATGATGGTGAGAAAAGTTATGGAGGACCCGGAAGGGAAGGCTATGAGGGTTAGAGTTAAGGAACTTAAAATTAGCGGGGAAAATGCCTTGGTTGAGGGTGGTTCTTCTTTCAATGCCATGTCTCACTTGGCAAAGCAATGCTTGATTAAGTCTCAAAGCCAGATAGTGAAGGGTCCGTAA